The Triplophysa rosa linkage group LG25, Trosa_1v2, whole genome shotgun sequence genome window below encodes:
- the LOC130548456 gene encoding mast cell protease 1A-like translates to MTVISLLLLGSLLPHLSYSISENGTEARPHSRPYMVSVQENGKHTCGGFLISDQFVMTASHCHTDEALTVLTGVHDLTKKGRTIRFNVKSYHLHLDHTTGNKADLMILELDEKVQLNDTVKTIPIPTTPEEIEVDTNCSIAGWGELSHYGPISLTLREADMMIMNNTECQTQWEDVYIPSQMICVYSEGGICLGDSGGPLVCNNTAVGITAFGSENYCNDPDQPNVFTKISEFLPWIQNVISSSN, encoded by the exons atgaCCGTCATCTCTCTGCTCCTGTTGGGCTCTCTGCTGCCACACCTGAGCTACTCTA tcAGTGAGAATGGCACTGAAGCACGACCTCACTCTAGACCTTACATGGTTTCTGTTCAGGAGAATGGAAAACATACCTGTGGTGGATTCCTCATCTCTGATCAGTTTGTCATGACTGCCTCACACTGCCATAC AGATGAAGCTCTGACAGTTTTGACAGGTGTCCATGATTTAACAAAGAAAGGGAGAACTATCCGCTTTAATGTGAAGTCCTATCACCTGCATTTAGACCACACAACTGGTAATAAGGCTGATCTCATGATTTTGGAG CTGGATGAAAAAGTCCAACTAAATGACACCGTCAAGACGATTCCCATACCAACAACACCGGAGGAGATCGAAGTGGACACAAACTGCAGTATTGCAGGCTGGGGAGAATTGTCACATTATGGTCCCATAAGTTTAACCCTCAGGGAGGCAGACATGATGATTATGAATAACACAGAGTGTCAAACTCAATGGGAAGATGTTTATATACCTTCACAAATGATCTGCGTGTACAGCGAAGGAGGAATCTGTCTG GGTGATTCAGGAGGTCCTTTGGTTTGTAACAATACCGCAGTGGGTATAACAGCCTTCGGTAGCGAAAACTACTGCAACGATCCCGATCAACCTAATGTTTTTACTAAAATTTCTGAATTTCTTCCATGGATCCAGAACGTAATTAGCAGTTCTAACtga